GCCGGGCTTGGTCGTTTAGCCTGGGAGATAGCTCGACTGGGTTATGTCTGCCAGGGCAATGAGTGGAGCTTCTTCATGCTCTTCTCTTCCAACTTTGTACTCAACAGGTAACATGCACCATCTTTTCTGCATGCATATCTTTCCACGTGTCTGCCACAAATGCATTCAgagcacatttaaaataactAGTAGTGTAGAGCACCACTTCCACCCACCTTTACTTATAGCTTTGGCCTTCTCTAATCAGGTGTGAAAAGGTGAATGCTCTGACCTTGTATCCCTGGATCCACCAGTTTAGCAACAACAAGAAATCTTCTGACCAAACTCGACCAATTAGATTCCCTGATGTGAATCCTCAAAGCTTGCCACCAAGTGCAGACTTCTCCATGGTAGCAGGGGACTTTGTGGAGGTTTACACTGAGTCAGGTGAGTGATGGCTCTGGGATCTTAAGACACTGAAACAATTCTCGACAAGAATGCGGCAGAGTTATTAATTTAATGTGGATGCTCCATATGCAATGTTGACTAATTAGTAGTAGTGAATTGTGCACCATGGTAGTATGTCTTAAAAGTATTattttctctgtattttttaGAGTCCTGGGACTGTGTGGcaacctgtttttttattgacacaGCTCATAATGTCATTGAGTATGTGGAGACTATCTGGAAGATTCTTAAACCAGGTGGTGTGTGGATCAACCTGGGTGAGTCCACttttgtgagaaaaaaacacttaatatAGATTTTATATCTACTggttaataaaatgtttttcatgtCTGTTTTCCCCAAATCTGTACAGTCACAGATTGGAACACATGAAGGAAAGCTAAAGCACAAAGTTAGAAAGTCGTATAAATTCTGTTCATGGGAATTACGGCAGGTTGAATTAAGGCAAAAATATTCTTTACCTTTGGTAGTAGAGGTTTTGCCAACACATTTCTAATATCACGTAGATGTTTGAAAGTATTTGTTATTGTTCACTGATTTTCCTCAGTGTTTAAATGTTCTGTATTTCTTCAGGCCCACTGCTGTATCACTATGAAAACATTGCCAATGAGCTCTCAATTGAACTCAGCTACGAAGACATTAGGACAGCAATGGTTAAATTTGGCTTCCGCATTGAGGTAACCAAAAGTTTCAGTTAATATCAATATCTTAGatcatgttacacacacaaaagaatctCACAGTATTTACATTTCTACTGCAGGTGGAGAGAGAGTCAATGCAGACCACCTACACAGAGAATGACCGTTCTATGTTGAGATATGTTTATGATTGTGTCTTCTTTGTGGCACGAAAGCCTGGAAAGGTATCCTTTAATGGTCAAGATGATGACCAACAGGAAACCTCTCCACCGTGTGCTAAAGCACCAAGGGGAGAGGGTCCTGGCCGCCACACGTGACAGAAAATGACTGACTTAGAAGAGCACAAACAATGACTAAATAGATTAACAGAATGAAGAAAATGGatgcaagaagaaaaaaacacaagtgggcatatctttcttttttgttataTGTAACATCTGAAAGAATATTTATGATTTCTTGATTCATGGTTCTGAGAGGAATTAGCTACCATTGGATGCTATTTTGTGCAGTGGTTTGTTTTAGCTACAGGCCAAGAATAATGTATTTCAACCATTAAGGCCTGCAgtcttatctgtgtgtgtgataagagagagagagagagtgtgtgtgtgtgtgtgtgtgttcggagAAAGTGATTTGAACATTTGCTTCAGAAAACTATTTATATTTTGCAATTAAGGTGCCATAATTACAACTGCTCATTTACACATGTCAGCTTTCAGCTTTTCAGGAATAAGTTGTTTTATAGTCAGAAATGATTTTCATCCCCTTGTCTGATTTCTAATTATGCTTTGGAATAAagccacatttttaaaaatatatatctccTGAATTGtatcacattttaaaagattTTAAACATGCCATTGAAATATCACGCAATAGTTGTTGCACATTTCTCCACCTGACAGTACCATGTTTGACTCTAGAAAGATTCCACACAAAATGTTACTTTGTACTTCGACGATAAGGCCTAGTATGTGAAGCTGTGATGCATGATGGAGCACACATATGTAGTATTATAGGTAAGACTGCTGTGACATGAACAATCCAATGGAATGATATTATGGCCGAGGTGTCACAGGCCAAGCTGAAATGACACCATTAGTCAGGGTTGTGGCTGCTTATTGAGGACGGCGAGGTTATGTCCCTAGTATTTCTTGGAACTTTGGCTGTTGaagggtgtttttttaaagggcaACTCTATATACAAAAGCTTACttctttttaatttaacaaaatgaaaacatgcaaTCACAATGTTGTACTGTGACTTTGCAGctgcattgttttgtttgtgttgttcttttgACATAAGTTGCATTCAGGTTGAATATATTGTAAAGGTCACTACTGAAAAGATTAATTCGTGATCCAAAGAGTCTCTAACAGACTTGTAATGAATGAACATTGGTTACCTCTTGAATGGGTTGCTTTTCGCAATTTTTGGGTGATTTATCTTTTTCTTAAGTGTATTTTTGTCCCAGAATGTGTCTTGATTCTAATATATTTCAAAAACTATAAATTTCCCCTTTTTTATGCCGTACTAATGTATTAATTGCCTCAACATACGCCACAAAGAAGCGGAGGTTGTGGTCATGCAGGGACGCTCTCCTCTGATTGGTTTTTCGGTCCACGTGGGTAATAATGTGACTTCCGGTTCTCAATGTTTTGCGATTGCGCCTGAAGACATCCATGCTTATCTGTGGCAGAGTGAAGCAGTTGGTGTCCGTGTCAgtataaaaagtgttttttggtTGCTGTTGTGCACACCTGACAGTTC
The genomic region above belongs to Parambassis ranga chromosome 9, fParRan2.1, whole genome shotgun sequence and contains:
- the carnmt1 gene encoding carnosine N-methyltransferase isoform X2, with protein sequence MAETEGAQDGQFFLKERIKCSPEEEARLERQHFWRIIDAFKFYRVYVQEQVNRAERQFRSLSQRHQNLLPEVLSNLVRIGQCVDHNQEVLQAIIHNSLHMFENMEYGEREGLELNEDPRRKARPSSTFDMDKLKSTIKQFVRDWSETGQAERDSCYKPIIQEIMRIFPSDQHDVSKVTVLVPGAGLGRLAWEIARLGYVCQGNEWSFFMLFSSNFVLNRCEKVNALTLYPWIHQFSNNKKSSDQTRPIRFPDVNPQSLPPSADFSMVAGDFVEVYTESESWDCVATCFFIDTAHNVIEYVETIWKILKPGGVWINLGPLLYHYENIANELSIELSYEDIRTAMVKFGFRIEVERESMQTTYTENDRSMLRYVYDCVFFVARKPGKVSFNGQDDDQQETSPPCAKAPRGEGPGRHT
- the carnmt1 gene encoding carnosine N-methyltransferase isoform X1, translating into MAETEGAQDGQFFLKERIKCSPEEEARLERQHFWRIIDAFKFYRVYVQEQVNRAERQFRSLSQRHQNLLPEVLSNLVRIGQCVDHNQEVLQAIIHNSLHMFENMEYGEREGLELNEKDPRRKARPSSTFDMDKLKSTIKQFVRDWSETGQAERDSCYKPIIQEIMRIFPSDQHDVSKVTVLVPGAGLGRLAWEIARLGYVCQGNEWSFFMLFSSNFVLNRCEKVNALTLYPWIHQFSNNKKSSDQTRPIRFPDVNPQSLPPSADFSMVAGDFVEVYTESESWDCVATCFFIDTAHNVIEYVETIWKILKPGGVWINLGPLLYHYENIANELSIELSYEDIRTAMVKFGFRIEVERESMQTTYTENDRSMLRYVYDCVFFVARKPGKVSFNGQDDDQQETSPPCAKAPRGEGPGRHT